The DNA window TAATCCCTCTGCACAGTCTTTTTGGTTTTAAAGTATTCTTACTTTTTTATAGCTAAAGGCATATATTACTGCATGTAGCGCTGCAAAAAATAATGAAAAATAGAATAAGAAATGATCGTCAAGTGCTGCGTCGCTATGATGAATAAATGCAATGACAATTAGGGCCAGAACCATTCCTAGACCTGAACTAGCCACGGTTTTGTAACTTCTAAGACTAAAATGACCTTTGTTTAATTTACTATGTTTCATTCCGTAGAACAAATACAAATCGAAACCAATCATCATCCAAACGATAAGTCGAATCCAAGTGTCTAATGGTAAAAAGACCATCATAAACAGGCAAACAGCCACTCCGGCAATTGGCACAAATGGCACGAGAGGAGTTCTGAAAGCTCTTGGTGCTTCAGGCATTTTTTTACGCATAATTAATACCCCAATACAAACTAAAATAAAGGCAAATAAGGTTCCAATACTTGTCATTTCCCCGACAACTCTTGCTGGAATAAAGGCAGCAAAAAGACTCACAATGACCATAAATAATAAATTATTTTTGGCTGGAGTTCTAAATTTCGGATGCACCTCAGAGAATATTTTTGGCATTAAACCATCCTTACTCATCGAGAAAAACACTCTGCTTTGTCCCATCAGCATTACTAGTATAACAGATGCGTAGCCTCCTAAGATGGCTAATAGAATCGCATTGTTTAGCCAAGGGTAGGCTGGAGTAATCATTCCGTCAGGACCCGCTGTACCCATTGCTTCAACAGCCACTGCTACAGGAGCGATCCCGTCTTTACCCGCAAAAGCTTGGTAATTTACAACCCCTGTCATCACGTGAGCAAAAAGAATATAAAGAATTGTACAGATACCTAAGGACAAGAGTATTCCAATTGGCATATCTCTTTTTGGGTTTTTTGCTTCTTGTGCTGCTGTAGAAACCGCATCAAAACCAATATAGGCAAAGAATACAATGGCAGCCGCTCTAATGATTCCAGAGAAACCAAATTCGCCAAATTTCCCTGTATTTTCGGGAATATACGGTGTGAAATTTTCAGGTCGAATGTATTGCCATCCTACTGCAATAAAGACCAAAACAACCGAAACTTTAAGCAGAACAATTATTCCGTTGAAAAAAGAAGACTCTTTGGTGCCACGAATTAAGATTAAGGATATAATCATTACAATCAAAACGGCAGGAATATTTATGATTCCTCCCTCAAAAGGCGAAAGCATATAGGCTTCATTTATATTTATGCCGTAGCCAGCTAAAAATTTGCCAAAATACCGCGACCAACTTATAGAGACTGTTGCAGCCCCAACCGCATATTCTAAAACGAGGTCCCAACCAATAATCCACGCAATAAACTCTCCCATCGTCGCAAAGGAATACGTGTATGCGCTACCTGCAACAGGAATCATTGATGAAAATTCTGCATAGCACAAACCGGCGAACACACATCCAAAAGCGGCTACAAGGAAAGAAATCGTAATGGCTGGTCCAGCATTGGCAGAGGCCGCTAGACCTGTTATTGAAAATAATCCAGCACCAATTATGGCTCCAATTCCGAGCGCAACTAATCCGGGTGCAGTTAGTGTTTTCTTTAATCCTTTTTCAGAATCAGCAGCCTCGTTTAAGAGCTGCGATAGTGGTTTTCTTTTCCAAATAGACATATATTCTGGTTTAATATTATTAGTTTTCAAATATATTGTTTTTTTTATGGTAAGGGGACATAACAATATGTATTTTTTTTAAAGAGGCTTTTTTTTGATTTTAAATGAAGCAGAAACCGAAAGAATGTAAAATATTTCATATTTTTAATTTTTCAAATTAGTTTGTATGGCTTTCGAATCCATTTCGTCCCTTTTCAAGTTTTCAAGAGCTCAAAGATCTGGACTTTTTATTTTATTCAGTCTGATTGTCGGACTACAACTGCTATATTTTTTTATCGATTTTACTACAATCTCTAAATCTTCTCGCGAGCAAGAAAAATGGCTTTCCCTGCAATCCCAAATCGATTCTTTGAAGCAAGCCAAGCTGGATTATGTGCCGAAGGTCTATCCGTTCAATCCCAATTTTATTTCAGATTATAAAGGGTACAAACTTGGTATGTCGGTTGCGCAAATCGACAGGCTGTTCGCTTTTCGAAAGCAAAATAAATATGTCAATTCGGCTCAAGAGTTTCAGGCGGTGACCCAAGTTTCGGATTCGTTGTTGAATGTTATGGCGCCCTATTTCAAGTTTCCGGACTGGGTCAATAAAAAAAAGGAATTTGTAGTCTATAAAAAATATGACAAATCGGCTTTCGCCAAAAAAGAGAAACTAGTAATTATAGACATCAACCAAGCGACGCAAGGAGATTTGATCAAGATTTATGGAATCGGGGAGGCTATTTCGCTCCGGATTTTGAAATTTAAAGAAAGCCTTGGTGGTTTTGTTTCGATGGAGCAAATGAACGATGTTTGGGGATTGTCGCCGGAGGTTGTCGAAAATTTGAATACCCACTTCAAGGTTTCAGCCAATCCTAAAGTTAAAAAAATAGATATCAACAATGCTTCCATTAAAGAATTATCCTTATTTCCGTATTTCAAATATCCTATTTCTAAAAATATAGTGACTTTCAGAAGTATGAATGGCGATATAAAAAATAGTGAAGATTTAACAAAAATTAATGGTTTGTCTATTGAAAAGGCAAAAATTATAGCCTTATATTTGGACTTTTAAAATTCTTACCCTTCTACAATGAACTTTGACTATAGCGAAACGCAAAAAATGATAGCCGAATCCGCGAGAGATTTTGCAGAAAAATATATTAGACCCCATATTATGGAGTGGGATGAACATCAGAAATTCCCGGCTCCTTTGTTCAGAAAAATGGGTAAAATGGGTTTTATGGGTGTTTTAGTTCCCGAAGAATACGGAGGTTCAGGTTTAGGATATCACGAATATATTGCGGTTGTCGAAGAGATTTCGAAAGTAGATCCATCGATCGGGTTGTCGGTTGCGGCGCATAATTCCTTGTGTACGAACCATATTTTGACTTTTGGAAACGAAGAACAAAAGCAAAAATGGATTCCAAAACTAGCTACAGGTGAACATATTGGCGCTTGGGGACTGACCGAACACGGTACCGGTTCTGATGCAGGCGGAATGAATACAACTGCCGTAAAAGATGGGGATGATTGGATCGTCAACGGTTCTAAAAACTTTATTACCCACGGAATTTCTGGTGAAATTGCGGTAGTTATAGTTCGTACCGGAGAAAAAGGAGATTCAAGAGGAATGACGGCTTTTGTTTTCGAAAAAGGAATGCCGGGATTTACTTCAGGAAAAAAAGCTAATAAATTAGGAATGCGCGCCAGCGAAACTGCCGAATTATTTTTTGATAATTGCCGAGTGCCTGACGCCAATAGGCTCGGTGATGTAGGCGAAGGATTTATTCAATCGATGAAAATATTGGATGGTGGAAGAATTTCAATTGGAGCATTGTCCTTAGGAATTGCCAAAGGTGCTTATGAAGCTTCCTTACAATATTCGAAAGAAAGACATCAGTTTGGTAAAGCGATTAGTGAATTTCAAGCGATAGCTTTTAAACTTGCTGATATGGCTACTGAAATCGAAGCCTCGGAATTGTTATTGCACAAAGCAGCTTTCTTGAAAAACAAAAGCCGAAATATGACCACACTTGGCGCAATGAGTAAAATGTATTCATCCGAAGTTTGTGTAAAAGTATCAACAGATGCTATTCAAATTCACGGTGGTTATGGGTATACCAAAGATTATCCGGTAGAAAAATTCTTTAGAGATTCTAAGTTGTGTACTATTGGTGAAGGAACAACCGAAATTCAAAAGTTAGTGATTTCTAGGAATATATTAAAAGGATAAAAGAAAATAGAATATAGAAAATAGAGCCAAGAAGCAAGCGATTGTGACTTGGCTTTTTTGTTGCTGTTTTTTAAACTTGTTTTAAATTTTTGTACATTTGAATTGTAAAAAAATAAATTATGGATACTTCTTATAGATTCACTTCTGATTTTGAACCTACTGAAAAACAGTTAGAAGATTTGATGACAGAAGTCATTAAAGATGTTAAAAAACGAGCAGTAAAAGCTGATTTAAAATTTAAGGAAATTCAAAAAAAATATTTTGCAGATGTGCAAAAGCATCAATTAGCAAAACTAAAACAATGATTTTGAAACCCAAACTTATTGTAATTGCTGGTCCAAACGGTTCTGGAAAAACGTCTTTGACTTCTCAAATTTTAAAACACAAATGGATTGAGGATTGCGTTTATATTAATCCAGATAATATTGCACAGGAAGAGTTTGGGGATTGGAACAATTTAGAATCCGTGCTAAAAGCAGCAAAATTAGCTGCATTAATTAGAGAAGAATGTCTCGAGAAAGGTAAAAGTTTAATTTTTGAAACAGTACTTTCTGCAACTGATAAAATTGATTTTATAGAACGAGCTCTGGATTTAGGTTATTTTGTAAGGCTCTTTTTTGTTGGAACAAATCATCCCTCAATAAATGCTGGTAGAATTGCGCATCGTGTTTTAGAAGGCGGTCACGACGTTCCTATTACAAAGATTGTAAACAGGTATTACAAATCAGTTATAAATTGTGGTTTTCTTTCTAAATCTGTCAATAGATTATATGTTTATGATAACTCGGAAGATTATGTTTCTCCAAAATTATTATTCAGAACAAAGGACGGGAAATTAGAAAAATTTTATACCGAAATAAACGATTGGGCAAAGCCTATTTTGGAAAATTTAGAGAAATAGTGTTGGTTTTTAGAATAATCCAGAAACTGCTAATTTCGAGGAATATATTAAAAGGATAAAAGAAAATAGAATATAGAAAAAAGAGCCAAGAGGCAAGCGATTGTAACTTGGCTTTTTTGATTTAATCTATGCTCGTTATTCTTCATCCTTTTTTCTTTCTTAAAAATAATTCATAATTTATATTTCGAAATTCAAAATAAATAATTACTTTTGCGCCCTTAACGAGAGGAGGTGATAAAATTATGTTAATTATACCAATTAAAGACGGAGAAAATATCGATAGAGCATTAAAGCGCTATAAAAGAAAATTTGACAAAACTGGAACTGTTCGTCAACTAAGAGCACGTACTGCTTTTATTAAGCCATCAGTTACCAACAGAGCCAAAATTCAAAAAGCGGCTTACATCCAAAATTTGAGAGATCAAATAGAGAATAGTTAACTCGTTGGGTGAAATTATTAAATTTTTAGAAATAGTAAAATTGAAACGCATAGAATCATAGAAAAAAGAGTTGGATAGCCCAGTTCTTGGGTTCACATAGCTATGATTTACTAAAATCAAGCGAAGCGTCTTAATAAAATTAATAAAAAACTATGATTCTATGTGTTTAAAAAAATTAAATTGAATTACACCCAACGGGTAATAGTTAATTATTTTCTACAGTAATAAAGTACCGTTAGTCATTAAAGTTTAATACCTTTGATACTAACGGTTTTTTTTATGGTTAATAATAAGGACGCATTTAGAGATTACTTACAATTGGAGAAAAAATATTCTCCTCATACCGTAAATGCGTATTTGAATGACATTAACTTCTTTGAGTCATTTAATAAGAATCAATTTGATCAAGATACTATCGATCAGGCAAACTACAGTCAAATACGAAGTTGGATTGTTTCACTGGTTGACGATGCCATTTCGAATGTATCTATTAATAGGAAGATGCAATCCTTAAAATCCTATTATAAATTTCTATTAAAGACCAAGCAAATAGAGGTTAATCCACTCCTTAAACATAAGGCATTAAAAACGCCCAAAATACTTCAAATTCCATTTTCAGAAAATGAAGTAGTCGAAGTTTTGAAGCAGTTCGCTAATCCGGTAGGCTTCGAAGCGATACGAGATAAGTTGATTATTGACTTATTTTATACCACGGGGATTCGGAGAACAGAATTAATTCATATAAAAATAGGAAATGTAAATACTGCAAACCGCACTATAAAGGTATTGGGGAAAAGGAACAAAGAAAGAATTCTTCCGCTTTTGCCAGTTGTTTGCGAAGAATTGAGTTCATATTTAAATGAAAGAGCAGGTTTAGAGAAAGTTAGCGATCTGGACTTTTTTTTTCTCACAAAAAAAGGGTTAAAGTTGAGTGATTCGTTTGTTTATCGATTAATAAATACTTACTTTAGTCAAGTCTCCGCCAAGGTAAAAAGAAGTCCTCATATTGTAAGACATTCATTTGCGACCCATCTTTTAAATAACGGAGCCGATTTAAATTCAGTAAAAGAATTATTAGGACATTCTAGTTTGGCATCCACACAAATATATACCCATAGTAGTTTATCAGAACTCAAGAAAGTGTATGGAGAGGCACATCCGAGAAATCAAAAATAATTCGAGAAATGTTTAACCACCTAAAAAATTAGATTATGAAGGTAGATGTTCACGCGGTTAACTTTAATGTTGACAGAAAGCTAGTCGATTTTATTCAAGAAAGAATGGTCAAATTAGAAAAATATTACGACAAAGTAGTATCTTCTGACGTTTATTTGAAAGTAGAAAAGACAAGTGACAAGGAAAATAAAATTGTTGAGATGAAAATTATTGTTCCAGGCGATGATTTTTTAGTAAAAAAACAGTGTAAAACATTTGAAGAAGCAGTAGATATTGCGGCAGAATCGGTAGAACGATTGCTTGTAAAAAGAAAAGAAAAAATCAATACACATATTTAATCTAAATTTTTTATAAAATTGTTTTGATTCAAAAACAAAAAGATATACATTTGCAGTCCGTTAGAAATAGCGGACTTTTTTTATTGAAATTGCCAGCGTAGCTCAGTTGGCTAGAGCAGCTGATTTGTAATCAGCAGGTCGTGGGTTCGAGTCCCTCCGCCGGCTCAATAGATGTAAGATTTTAGATTAACGATTTTAGATTTCAGATTCTTTGAAAATCAAAAATCACTGATCCTCAATCATAAATCTGCAATCATAAAAAAAGGGGGAGATACTCAAGCGGCCAACGAGGGCAGACTGTAAATCTGCTGTGTGAACTTCGCAGGTTCGAATCCTGCTCTCCCCACTAGAATGAATTTTAGATTTCGGATTTTAGATTGTAGATTAAAAAAATCTAAAATTTAAAATCTAAACTCTTAAATCAAGGATTCTGCCGACTTAGCTCAGGGGTAGAGTGCTTCCTTGGTAAGGAAGAGGTCACGGGTTCAATTCCCGTAGTTGGCTCAAAGTAGTATAAAATTGAACACTAATAATAACTAAGATTAAAAATTAAGTAAAATGGCAAAAGAAACCTTTAACCGTAGTAAGCCCCACTTAAACATTGGAACAATTGGGCACGTGGATCACGGAAAAACAACTTTAACTGCAGCAATAACTAAAGTGTTATCTGATGCTGGTTACTGTCAAGCAAAATCATTTGATCAAATTGATAATGCTCCAGAAGAAAAAGAAAGAGGTATTACAATTAATACATCTCACGTTGAGTATGAAACTGCTAACCGTCACTACGCACACGTTGACTGTCCAGGTCACGCGGATTACGTAAAAAACATGGTAACTGGTGCTGCTCAAATGGACGGTGCTATCCTTGTGGTTGCTGCAACTGACGGACCAATGCCACAAACACGTGAGCACATCCTATTAGGTCGTCAAGTAGGTATTCCTAGAATGGTTGTATTCATGAACAAAGTGGATATGGTTGATGATGAGGAGTTGTTAGAGCTTGTTGAAATGGAAATTAGAGATTTATTATCTTTCTACGAATATGATGGAGACAACTGTCCAGTAATTCAAGGTTCCGCACTTGGTGGATTGAATAACGATCCAGCTTGGGTACCAAAAATTATCGAATTGATGGATGCTGTTGATGCTTGGATTGAAGAGCCACTTCGTGATACAGCAAAACCATTCTTGATGCCGGTTGAGGACGTATTTACAATTACTGGTCGTGGAACTGTTGCTACAGGTCGTATCGAAACAGGTATTGCTAATACAGGAGATCCAGTTGAAATCATTGGTATGGGTGCTGAAAAATTGACTTCTACAATTACAGGAGTTGAAATGTTCCGTAAAATCCTTGATAGAGGTGAAGCTGGAGATAACGTTGGATTACTTTTAAGAGGTATCGATAAAGCAGATATCAAAAGAGGTATGGTTATCATTAAACCAGGATCTGTAAAACCACACAACCACTTCAAAGCTGAGGTGTATATCTTGAAAAAAGAAGAAGGTGGTCGTCACACTCCATTCCATAATAACTACCGTCCACAGTTCTACGTACGTACAACTGACGTAACTGGAGTTATTACATTGCCAGCTGGAGTAGAGATGGTAATGCCAGGGGATAACTTAACTATTGAAGTTTCTTTGTTAAGCCCAATCGCTATGAACGTAGGTTTACGTTTTGCTATCCGTGAGGGTGGTAGAACTGTAGGTGCTGGTCAGGTAACTGAAATACTATAGTAATATTTATAATGTTTATAAAGCCAGTTCCGATTTTTATTGGAACTGGCTTTTAACGAACGGGCGTAGTTCAAGGGTAGAATAGCGGTCTCCAAAACCGTTGATGGGGGTTCGAATCCCTCCGCCCGTGCAAAAATTAAATCATAATGACAAAAGTTGTTAATTATATATCAGAAGCATTTGAAGAATTAAAATCAAATGTGACTTGGCCAGTTTGGGCTGAAGTACAACGTCTAACGATTGTTGTTGCTCTTTTCTCCGTATTATTTGCTTTGGCAACTTGGGGAGTTGATGAAATGTTTGCAAATATTTTGGATAAATTTTTCACCTGGCTAAAAGCGTAATTTTTTTGTTATGGCAGATAATAATTTGAAAAAATGGTACGTTGTTCGAGCAGTAAGTGGACAAGAGAACAAAGTGAAAGCCTATATCGAAACCGAAATCGCAAGATTGGAGATGACCGATTATGTTTCGCAAGTTCTAGTTCCTACTGAAAAAATAGTGACCGTAAAAGAAGGAAAAAAACTTGTGAAAGACAAAGTGTATTTTCCTGGTTATGTAATGATCGAAGCGAACCTAGTTGGAGAGATTCCTCATATTATTAAGTCTACAACAAGTGTTATCGGATTTTTAGGGGAAACTAAAGGAGGGGAACCTGTTCCTCTTCGACTATCTGAGGTCAACAGAATGTTAGGAAAAGTAGATGAATTGGCTGTAAATACCGATACTCGTGCTGTTCCATTCACTTTGGGTGAGACAATAAAGGTTATTGATGGTCCTTTCAATGGTTTCAATGGAACGGTTGAGAAAATCAATGAAGAAAAGCGTAAACTTGAAGTGATGGTGAAAATTTTCGGAAGAAAAACACCATTAGAATTAGGGTTTTTGCAAGTTGAAAAAGTATAATTTTTGTTACATCTATAATAAACCACATTTTCGCTTCCACTGTTAATGTGTTAAATTTTAAAAAAAATGGCTAAAGAGATTAGTAAAGTAGTTAAACTACAAGTTAAGGGAGGTGCTGCGAACCCGTCGCCACCGGTTGGACCTGCTTTAGGTGCTGCTGGTGTTAATATCATGGAGTTCTGTAAGCAATTTAATGCTAGAACCCAAGATAAACCAGGTAAAGTTTGCCCAGTGCAAATTACAGTGTATAAAGACAAATCTTTCGATTTTGTTGTAAAAACACCACCTGCTGCTGTTCAGTTAATGGATGCAGCAAAGCTTAAATCTGGTTCAGGAGAACCAAATCGTAAGAAAGTAGCTAGCGTTACTTGGGATGTTATCAAAACAATTGCGGAAGACAAGATGGTTGATTTAAATGCATTCACAATCGAGTCTGCTATGAGCATGATCGCAGGAACGGCTAGATCTATGGGTATAACTGTAACTGGAGATTCTCCTCTAAAACAAGCGTAAGACATGGCAAAATTGACAAAAAAGCAAAAAGAGGCTGCTTCAAAAATTGAAAAGAACAAATTATACACTTTGAAAGATGCTGCTGCATTAATTAAAGTTGTTGCTTCTGCAAAATTTGATGAGTCTGTTGATATCGCTGTACGTTTAGGTGTTGATCCTAGAAAAGCGAATCAAATGGTAAGAGGTGTTGTAACATTACCTCACGGAACTGGTAAAGATGTAAAAGTATTGGCATTGGTTACTCCAGATAAAGAAGCGGAAGCTAAAGAAGCTGGAGCAGACTATGTAGGTCTTGATGATTATTTACAAAAAATTAAAGACGGTTGGACAGATGTTGATGTAATCATCACCATGCCAAGTGTAATGGGTAAATTAGGTCCATTAGGTCGTATTTTAGGACCTAGAGGTTTAATGCCAAACCCTAAAACTGGTACTGTAACTATGGAAATTGCTAAAGCAGTAGCTGAAGTTAAAGCTGGTAAAATCGACTTTAAAGTGGACAAAACAGGTATCATACATGCAGGTATCGGAAGAATTTCTTTCGAAGCTGATAAAATTGTAGATAACGCTCACGAAATTATTCAAACATTAATCAAACTTAAACCAACTGCGGCTAAAGGAACTTACATCAAAAGTATTTACCTTACTAGCACAATGAGTCCAGCAATTGCTTTGGACCCTAAAGCAGTATAATTGGTAGTTAAAAATTTTTAGTATGACTAGAGAAGAAAAATCAATCGCGATTGAAGATTTAACTGCACAGTTAGCTGGTACAAATATTATTTATGTATCTGATATTTCCGGGCTAAACGCAGAAACAACTTCAAACTTAAGAAGAGCTTGCTTTAAAGCAGGTATCAAAATCGAGGTAGTTAAAAACACTTTGCTTGCAAAAGCAATGGAAGCTTCGGATAATGATTATGGTGACTTACCATCTGTATTGACAGGTAATAGCGCTATTTTCATAGCTGATGTAGCTAACGCTCCTGGAAAAATAATCAAAGATTTCCGCAAAAAGAATGCTAAGCCAATTTTGAAAGGGGCTTACATCAATGCAGAAGTTTACATTGGAGACGATCAATTAGATGCCTTGGCAACTATCAAATCGAAAGAAGAACTTATCGGCGAAATCATTGGATTACTTCAATCACCAGCTCAAAGAGTTATTTCTGCTCTTCAAAACCAATTCGCAAAAGAAGAAGAGGTTGCTTAATTCAATTTTAGAGTTTAGAGTTCTGATTTTAGATTTCTAAATAATAAAAAAATTAAGTGCATTAAAACGCGCACAATAAACAATAATATTTTACAAATCATTTTAAAACGATAGAAAAAATGGCAGATTTGAAACAATTCGCAGAACAATTAGTTAATCTTACAGTAAAAGAAGTTAACGAATTAGCAACAATATTAAAAGATGAGTACGGAATCGAACCAGCTGCTGCAGCTGTAGTAGTTGCCGCTGGTGGCGGAGAAGCTGCTGCTGAAGAGGCTCAAACTGAATTTACAGTAGTATTGAAAGAAGCTGGTGCTTCTAAATTAGCTGTTGTAAAAGCAGTAAAAGA is part of the Flavobacterium nackdongense genome and encodes:
- the hpf gene encoding ribosome hibernation-promoting factor, HPF/YfiA family; this encodes MKVDVHAVNFNVDRKLVDFIQERMVKLEKYYDKVVSSDVYLKVEKTSDKENKIVEMKIIVPGDDFLVKKQCKTFEEAVDIAAESVERLLVKRKEKINTHI
- a CDS encoding zeta toxin family protein yields the protein MKPKLIVIAGPNGSGKTSLTSQILKHKWIEDCVYINPDNIAQEEFGDWNNLESVLKAAKLAALIREECLEKGKSLIFETVLSATDKIDFIERALDLGYFVRLFFVGTNHPSINAGRIAHRVLEGGHDVPITKIVNRYYKSVINCGFLSKSVNRLYVYDNSEDYVSPKLLFRTKDGKLEKFYTEINDWAKPILENLEK
- the rplL gene encoding 50S ribosomal protein L7/L12, translating into MADLKQFAEQLVNLTVKEVNELATILKDEYGIEPAAAAVVVAAGGGEAAAEEAQTEFTVVLKEAGASKLAVVKAVKELTGLGLKEAKDLVDSAPSNIKEGVSKDEAEGLKKSLEEAGAVVELK
- the rplK gene encoding 50S ribosomal protein L11; this encodes MAKEISKVVKLQVKGGAANPSPPVGPALGAAGVNIMEFCKQFNARTQDKPGKVCPVQITVYKDKSFDFVVKTPPAAVQLMDAAKLKSGSGEPNRKKVASVTWDVIKTIAEDKMVDLNAFTIESAMSMIAGTARSMGITVTGDSPLKQA
- a CDS encoding ComEA family DNA-binding protein, which produces MAFESISSLFKFSRAQRSGLFILFSLIVGLQLLYFFIDFTTISKSSREQEKWLSLQSQIDSLKQAKLDYVPKVYPFNPNFISDYKGYKLGMSVAQIDRLFAFRKQNKYVNSAQEFQAVTQVSDSLLNVMAPYFKFPDWVNKKKEFVVYKKYDKSAFAKKEKLVIIDINQATQGDLIKIYGIGEAISLRILKFKESLGGFVSMEQMNDVWGLSPEVVENLNTHFKVSANPKVKKIDINNASIKELSLFPYFKYPISKNIVTFRSMNGDIKNSEDLTKINGLSIEKAKIIALYLDF
- a CDS encoding amino acid permease, with the translated sequence MSIWKRKPLSQLLNEAADSEKGLKKTLTAPGLVALGIGAIIGAGLFSITGLAASANAGPAITISFLVAAFGCVFAGLCYAEFSSMIPVAGSAYTYSFATMGEFIAWIIGWDLVLEYAVGAATVSISWSRYFGKFLAGYGININEAYMLSPFEGGIINIPAVLIVMIISLILIRGTKESSFFNGIIVLLKVSVVLVFIAVGWQYIRPENFTPYIPENTGKFGEFGFSGIIRAAAIVFFAYIGFDAVSTAAQEAKNPKRDMPIGILLSLGICTILYILFAHVMTGVVNYQAFAGKDGIAPVAVAVEAMGTAGPDGMITPAYPWLNNAILLAILGGYASVILVMLMGQSRVFFSMSKDGLMPKIFSEVHPKFRTPAKNNLLFMVIVSLFAAFIPARVVGEMTSIGTLFAFILVCIGVLIMRKKMPEAPRAFRTPLVPFVPIAGVAVCLFMMVFLPLDTWIRLIVWMMIGFDLYLFYGMKHSKLNKGHFSLRSYKTVASSGLGMVLALIVIAFIHHSDAALDDHFLFYFSLFFAALHAVIYAFSYKKVRIL
- the rplA gene encoding 50S ribosomal protein L1, with translation MAKLTKKQKEAASKIEKNKLYTLKDAAALIKVVASAKFDESVDIAVRLGVDPRKANQMVRGVVTLPHGTGKDVKVLALVTPDKEAEAKEAGADYVGLDDYLQKIKDGWTDVDVIITMPSVMGKLGPLGRILGPRGLMPNPKTGTVTMEIAKAVAEVKAGKIDFKVDKTGIIHAGIGRISFEADKIVDNAHEIIQTLIKLKPTAAKGTYIKSIYLTSTMSPAIALDPKAV
- the secE gene encoding preprotein translocase subunit SecE, with protein sequence MTKVVNYISEAFEELKSNVTWPVWAEVQRLTIVVALFSVLFALATWGVDEMFANILDKFFTWLKA
- the rplJ gene encoding 50S ribosomal protein L10 produces the protein MTREEKSIAIEDLTAQLAGTNIIYVSDISGLNAETTSNLRRACFKAGIKIEVVKNTLLAKAMEASDNDYGDLPSVLTGNSAIFIADVANAPGKIIKDFRKKNAKPILKGAYINAEVYIGDDQLDALATIKSKEELIGEIIGLLQSPAQRVISALQNQFAKEEEVA
- the rpsU gene encoding 30S ribosomal protein S21; its protein translation is MLIIPIKDGENIDRALKRYKRKFDKTGTVRQLRARTAFIKPSVTNRAKIQKAAYIQNLRDQIENS
- a CDS encoding acyl-CoA dehydrogenase family protein, with protein sequence MNFDYSETQKMIAESARDFAEKYIRPHIMEWDEHQKFPAPLFRKMGKMGFMGVLVPEEYGGSGLGYHEYIAVVEEISKVDPSIGLSVAAHNSLCTNHILTFGNEEQKQKWIPKLATGEHIGAWGLTEHGTGSDAGGMNTTAVKDGDDWIVNGSKNFITHGISGEIAVVIVRTGEKGDSRGMTAFVFEKGMPGFTSGKKANKLGMRASETAELFFDNCRVPDANRLGDVGEGFIQSMKILDGGRISIGALSLGIAKGAYEASLQYSKERHQFGKAISEFQAIAFKLADMATEIEASELLLHKAAFLKNKSRNMTTLGAMSKMYSSEVCVKVSTDAIQIHGGYGYTKDYPVEKFFRDSKLCTIGEGTTEIQKLVISRNILKG
- a CDS encoding tyrosine-type recombinase/integrase, which codes for MVNNKDAFRDYLQLEKKYSPHTVNAYLNDINFFESFNKNQFDQDTIDQANYSQIRSWIVSLVDDAISNVSINRKMQSLKSYYKFLLKTKQIEVNPLLKHKALKTPKILQIPFSENEVVEVLKQFANPVGFEAIRDKLIIDLFYTTGIRRTELIHIKIGNVNTANRTIKVLGKRNKERILPLLPVVCEELSSYLNERAGLEKVSDLDFFFLTKKGLKLSDSFVYRLINTYFSQVSAKVKRSPHIVRHSFATHLLNNGADLNSVKELLGHSSLASTQIYTHSSLSELKKVYGEAHPRNQK
- the nusG gene encoding transcription termination/antitermination protein NusG; this translates as MADNNLKKWYVVRAVSGQENKVKAYIETEIARLEMTDYVSQVLVPTEKIVTVKEGKKLVKDKVYFPGYVMIEANLVGEIPHIIKSTTSVIGFLGETKGGEPVPLRLSEVNRMLGKVDELAVNTDTRAVPFTLGETIKVIDGPFNGFNGTVEKINEEKRKLEVMVKIFGRKTPLELGFLQVEKV
- the tuf gene encoding elongation factor Tu; translated protein: MAKETFNRSKPHLNIGTIGHVDHGKTTLTAAITKVLSDAGYCQAKSFDQIDNAPEEKERGITINTSHVEYETANRHYAHVDCPGHADYVKNMVTGAAQMDGAILVVAATDGPMPQTREHILLGRQVGIPRMVVFMNKVDMVDDEELLELVEMEIRDLLSFYEYDGDNCPVIQGSALGGLNNDPAWVPKIIELMDAVDAWIEEPLRDTAKPFLMPVEDVFTITGRGTVATGRIETGIANTGDPVEIIGMGAEKLTSTITGVEMFRKILDRGEAGDNVGLLLRGIDKADIKRGMVIIKPGSVKPHNHFKAEVYILKKEEGGRHTPFHNNYRPQFYVRTTDVTGVITLPAGVEMVMPGDNLTIEVSLLSPIAMNVGLRFAIREGGRTVGAGQVTEIL